The genomic interval TCTCCGCCAAGGCCAAGCAGCCTGGCTTCGGCGTCGGTCTTCAACCCCTGAGAGGTAGAAATAATGGCAATTCCTAAGCCTCCCATGACTTTAGGCAGTTTATCCTTGCCGACATAGACACGGCGGCCGGGCTTACTCATGCGGCGAAGGCCCTGCACGACGCGCTCGCGGTTGGGACCATAGTTCATAAAAACCTTGATGGTGCCCGCGGGCTTTTTGGGGTCGTTGAGGACCTTGTAGTTGCGGATGTAACCTTCACTTTTCAGGATCTTCGCAATCCCCAGCTTCATCTTGCTGATCGGGATATCAACGCTCTCATGGTAAACCATGTTCGCATTGCGAATTCTCGTGAGCATATCCGCAATCGGATCGTTAACGTACATGAAAGTTCCCCTTTCTCAGAGCGGTAATTTACCAGCTCGACTTGACAATTCCAGGGATCTTGCCTTCGCGGGCAAGGTTCCGGAAGCAGCAGCGGCACATGTCAAAATCTCTCATGTAACCGTGCATACGGCCGCAGATCGGGCATCTGTTGTAGCCGCGGGTCGAAAATTTCGGGGTCAGTGCAGCCTTGTTCTTAAGAGCTTTTCTCGCCATCTCAACCCCTCCTATTCAG from Pyramidobacter piscolens W5455 carries:
- a CDS encoding type Z 30S ribosomal protein S14 encodes the protein MARKALKNKAALTPKFSTRGYNRCPICGRMHGYMRDFDMCRCCFRNLAREGKIPGIVKSSW
- the rpsH gene encoding 30S ribosomal protein S8, which translates into the protein MYVNDPIADMLTRIRNANMVYHESVDIPISKMKLGIAKILKSEGYIRNYKVLNDPKKPAGTIKVFMNYGPNRERVVQGLRRMSKPGRRVYVGKDKLPKVMGGLGIAIISTSQGLKTDAEARLLGLGGEVVCYVW